In Streptomyces sp. NBC_00091, the following proteins share a genomic window:
- a CDS encoding SpdD-like protein — MIHPKIPVNPLPTGLVTPFVQPTADVAPHHTAAVPACGCEHAPAPVPASSGMQVAGIRLTPAGVVTALAAGTGVVLVVGAVLVSMLLAVAITGASVAVCAVVLRSLLNQHHRR, encoded by the coding sequence ATGATCCACCCGAAGATCCCGGTCAACCCGCTCCCGACCGGCCTCGTCACCCCGTTCGTCCAGCCGACCGCCGACGTCGCGCCCCACCACACCGCTGCCGTACCGGCCTGCGGCTGCGAGCACGCCCCGGCCCCGGTCCCCGCCTCGTCGGGCATGCAGGTGGCGGGCATCCGCCTCACCCCGGCCGGCGTGGTCACCGCCCTCGCCGCCGGAACGGGCGTCGTCCTCGTCGTCGGCGCGGTCCTGGTCTCCATGCTCCTGGCCGTCGCCATCACCGGCGCCTCGGTCGCGGTCTGCGCCGTCGTCCTGCGCTCCCTGCTCAACCAGCACCACCGCCGCTGA
- a CDS encoding site-specific integrase produces the protein MAMQRKRNPNGAGTITQRKDGRFQAAVYVLQPDGTRARKFAYGKTWAECDVKRRELLAKVDQGVPVPTRSAKLSEWLPYWLDNIVKPHRKRTTHAKYEVHVRLYLVPLLGSKRLESLSVGDVRRTLVQLQKKTSAATAKESHRVLRTALAAAVREELVTRNVATLVEPPKVEARDLSPWSLQETLDFLAAGRRDPLYAAFVLAIALGLRRGEIVGLRWENVDLDRREIRVRTQRQRVGGEAYEDDPKGKRRRQTLPLPGICVAPLRWQRMKQAEMRAKAGDAWQETGYVFTTRTGRPIEPRNVYRSFTRVAKDAGLRVIRLHDARHGTATLLTAAGVPPRVVMEILGHSQIAVTMNVYAHVVQDTQREAIGHMDRLLRQRPGRL, from the coding sequence ATGGCCATGCAACGCAAGCGCAACCCCAACGGCGCGGGCACCATCACCCAGCGCAAGGACGGCAGGTTCCAGGCCGCCGTCTACGTCCTCCAGCCCGACGGAACCCGGGCCCGGAAGTTCGCCTACGGCAAGACCTGGGCCGAGTGCGACGTGAAGCGCCGGGAGCTGCTCGCCAAGGTGGACCAGGGCGTGCCCGTGCCCACCCGCTCCGCCAAGCTCTCGGAGTGGCTGCCGTACTGGCTCGACAACATCGTGAAGCCCCACCGCAAGCGCACCACCCACGCCAAGTACGAGGTGCACGTCCGGCTGTACCTGGTACCCCTGCTCGGGTCGAAGCGGCTGGAGTCGCTCAGTGTCGGGGACGTCCGGCGCACGCTCGTGCAGCTCCAGAAGAAGACCAGCGCGGCCACCGCCAAGGAGTCGCACCGGGTGCTGCGGACCGCGCTCGCGGCGGCCGTCCGGGAGGAACTGGTCACCCGCAACGTGGCAACGCTGGTCGAGCCGCCCAAGGTTGAAGCGCGGGACCTCTCGCCCTGGAGTCTTCAGGAGACGCTGGACTTCCTCGCCGCCGGCCGCAGGGATCCGCTCTACGCCGCCTTCGTCCTGGCGATCGCGCTCGGCTTACGGCGGGGCGAGATCGTGGGGCTGCGGTGGGAGAACGTGGACCTCGACAGGCGTGAGATCCGGGTCCGGACCCAGCGACAGCGCGTTGGCGGCGAGGCCTACGAGGACGACCCCAAAGGCAAGCGGCGCCGGCAGACCCTCCCCCTGCCCGGGATCTGCGTCGCTCCCCTGCGCTGGCAGCGGATGAAGCAAGCGGAGATGCGGGCCAAGGCTGGGGACGCCTGGCAGGAGACCGGGTACGTCTTCACCACCCGGACCGGGCGGCCCATTGAGCCGCGGAACGTCTACCGGTCCTTCACTCGCGTGGCCAAGGACGCCGGGCTCCGAGTGATCCGGCTGCATGACGCACGGCACGGGACGGCCACGCTGCTGACCGCCGCCGGCGTACCGCCCCGGGTCGTCATGGAGATCCTCGGGCACTCGCAGATCGCCGTCACCATGAACGTGTACGCGCACGTCGTCCAGGACACGCAGCGAGAGGCGATCGGGCACATGGACCGGCTGCTGAGGCAGCGGCCCGGCCGTCTCTGA
- a CDS encoding DUF4383 domain-containing protein, translating to MLNPVNARLDEHLPADHKLSKIYRVGAGLTGLLLIAFGILGLIDRIGFFDTGGDTVLALNTNGALSVLSICIGGLLFAGMVIGGTFASTLNIVLGVAFIVSGFVNLALLDTGLNFLAFRIQNVLFSFVVGVMLMWFGMYGRVGSALPHDNPYWRARHPEQAARETRIREGFRSGRPTA from the coding sequence ATGCTCAATCCCGTCAACGCACGCCTCGACGAGCACCTGCCGGCCGACCACAAGCTCAGCAAGATCTACCGGGTCGGCGCCGGACTGACCGGGCTGCTGCTGATCGCCTTCGGCATCCTGGGGCTGATCGACCGGATCGGGTTCTTCGACACCGGCGGGGACACCGTGCTCGCCCTGAACACCAACGGCGCGCTGAGCGTCCTGTCGATCTGCATCGGCGGACTGCTGTTCGCCGGGATGGTGATCGGCGGAACCTTCGCCTCCACCCTGAACATCGTGCTCGGGGTGGCGTTCATCGTGAGCGGGTTCGTCAATCTCGCCCTGCTGGACACCGGCCTGAACTTCCTGGCCTTCCGGATCCAGAACGTCCTGTTCAGCTTCGTCGTCGGCGTGATGCTGATGTGGTTCGGGATGTACGGGCGGGTGGGCAGCGCCCTGCCGCACGACAATCCGTACTGGCGCGCCCGCCACCCCGAGCAGGCGGCGCGCGAGACGCGGATCCGCGAGGGATTCCGGTCCGGCCGCCCCACTGCGTAG
- a CDS encoding mobile element transfer protein, with amino-acid sequence MPRYRFRDTARIGQVNVGTYTDRYGRTAHAAACTAPECGWSADYTSRAAAELAAESHRCDPR; translated from the coding sequence GTGCCCCGCTACCGCTTCCGTGACACCGCCCGCATCGGCCAGGTCAACGTCGGTACCTACACCGACCGCTACGGCCGTACGGCCCACGCCGCCGCCTGCACCGCCCCGGAGTGCGGCTGGTCCGCCGACTACACCAGCCGCGCCGCCGCCGAACTCGCCGCCGAATCCCACCGCTGCGACCCCCGCTGA
- a CDS encoding helix-turn-helix domain-containing protein yields the protein MTTATAELLTVPEVMQLLKLGRSTVYDLIRSRRLVSITIGRARRIPADAVREFIDHEIEEAA from the coding sequence ATAACCACCGCCACCGCCGAACTGCTGACCGTGCCCGAGGTCATGCAGCTGCTCAAGCTCGGGCGCTCGACCGTCTACGACCTGATCAGGTCGCGGCGGCTCGTGTCCATCACCATCGGCCGGGCCCGCCGCATCCCCGCCGACGCCGTCCGGGAGTTCATCGACCACGAGATCGAGGAGGCTGCCTGA
- the repSA gene encoding replication initiator protein RepSA, which yields MTDSATIADLDPGLLSDMLKVAGAPGYARWKDQIHRTGGCSDPIHITGWTVAKDKTTGATLHRYSTENEPGARLRIACGNRRASRCPSCAWTYAGDTYHLIRAGLAGDDRRDIPPTVREHPRVFATLTAPSFGPVHNRPSSGRCRCGIPHQPEDPALGTALDPSTYDYAAAVLFNNMAGALWDRFAKRLRREIAASAGLSQRALKEVARISYGKVAEFQKRGAVHFHAVIRIDGPAGPNTPPPAWATTELLDASIRAAVAHSYTSVSLPAAGHQSARTFRWGTQLDVRPITAFGDGSDITEQAVASYVAKYATKAAENTGTLDRRIGNREALVILGVPDHTARLIEACLDLDPLYPDRRLAAWSHMLGFRGHFSTKSRQYSTTLGALRQTRADYRAAQEREARGLTEVEPDTVLVLASWQYAGHGHSPGESVLAATIARDIQLNRETAREALQDHLALEGAPS from the coding sequence GTGACCGACTCCGCGACGATCGCGGACCTGGACCCCGGCCTCCTCAGCGACATGCTGAAGGTGGCCGGGGCTCCCGGTTACGCCCGCTGGAAGGACCAGATCCACCGCACCGGCGGCTGCTCCGACCCCATCCACATCACCGGCTGGACCGTTGCCAAGGACAAGACCACCGGCGCCACCCTGCACCGCTACTCCACCGAGAACGAGCCCGGCGCCCGCCTCCGCATCGCCTGCGGCAACCGGCGCGCCTCCCGCTGCCCCTCCTGCGCCTGGACCTACGCCGGAGACACCTACCACCTCATCCGCGCCGGACTCGCCGGAGACGACCGCCGGGACATTCCCCCCACGGTCCGCGAACACCCCCGCGTCTTCGCCACCCTCACCGCCCCCTCCTTCGGCCCCGTCCATAACCGGCCGTCCTCCGGGCGCTGCCGCTGCGGCATCCCCCACCAGCCCGAGGACCCGGCGCTGGGCACCGCCCTCGACCCGAGCACCTACGACTACGCCGCCGCCGTCCTCTTCAACAACATGGCCGGCGCCCTCTGGGACCGCTTCGCCAAACGGCTCCGCCGCGAGATCGCCGCCTCGGCCGGGCTGTCCCAGCGCGCGCTGAAGGAGGTCGCCCGGATCTCGTACGGCAAGGTCGCCGAGTTCCAGAAGCGCGGCGCCGTCCACTTCCACGCCGTGATCCGCATCGACGGACCCGCCGGTCCGAACACCCCTCCGCCCGCCTGGGCGACCACGGAGTTGCTGGACGCCTCCATTCGGGCCGCCGTCGCCCACTCGTACACCTCCGTCAGCCTCCCCGCCGCCGGACACCAGTCCGCCCGGACCTTCCGCTGGGGCACCCAGCTCGACGTACGCCCCATCACCGCCTTCGGTGACGGCTCCGACATCACCGAACAGGCCGTCGCCTCGTACGTCGCCAAGTACGCCACCAAGGCCGCCGAGAACACCGGCACCCTCGACCGCCGCATCGGCAACCGCGAGGCGCTCGTGATCCTCGGCGTCCCCGATCACACCGCCCGGCTCATCGAGGCCTGCCTCGACCTCGACCCGCTCTACCCGGACCGTCGCCTCGCCGCCTGGTCGCACATGCTCGGCTTCCGGGGCCACTTCTCCACCAAGTCGCGGCAGTACTCCACCACCCTCGGCGCCTTACGCCAGACCCGCGCCGACTACCGCGCCGCCCAGGAACGCGAAGCCCGCGGCCTTACCGAAGTCGAGCCGGACACCGTCCTCGTCCTCGCCTCCTGGCAGTACGCCGGCCACGGCCACAGCCCCGGGGAGTCGGTCCTCGCCGCCACCATCGCCCGCGACATCCAGCTCAACCGCGAGACGGCCAGAGAAGCCCTGCAAGACCACCTCGCCCTGGAAGGAGCCCCGTCATAA